The Chitinophaga sp. H8 region TACGTATTGAAAAGGCATCACCCCGTAAACCAGTGGTGCAGGTATGGATGCAACATTACCGGGATCAGGTACCGGATACCATCCGGATACAGCATACCGGATTTAACTTTAATATTTCATTACAACGTGTAGAAAAATAATGCTGGCAGGAAGTTTTTACAAAATAGTACAGGAGCAATCTACCGCAGGCAACCGTACCGTAACGATTGAGCTGAATGCGGCGCATGCGATATTCGGAGGACATTTTCCCGGACAGCCGGTAGTACCTGGTGTATGTATGATGCAGATTATACAGGAGCTGCTGGAAGGATCATTGGGCAAAAAGGTATTGTTGCAAAAGGCATCAAATATGAAGTTCCTCAATATGATTGACCCTGTACAACAACCACTGGCGGATGTAGTGTTACAATATGCCGAAGAAGGGGATCAGATCAAAGTGACCACAGCTATTAAGCGGGATGATAAGGTGTTTTTGAAATTCCAGGGCATATTCTCCGTGGAAATGTGAAAATAGGACTTGTACCAATGCGTAAAGGAGTGAATGTGTAAATTTGCCCCTTTACGCATTGATGCATCTATAATATTTTAATAAAATTGTTGAATCAGGAGCTTAACATATCAGTAAAACCGTTTCATGTTACCAGCGCACACTTGCAGGCCGTTGCAAATCTGCGGATAGCGATCTTAGTTCCTACTTACAA contains the following coding sequences:
- a CDS encoding 3-hydroxyacyl-ACP dehydratase, translated to MLAGSFYKIVQEQSTAGNRTVTIELNAAHAIFGGHFPGQPVVPGVCMMQIIQELLEGSLGKKVLLQKASNMKFLNMIDPVQQPLADVVLQYAEEGDQIKVTTAIKRDDKVFLKFQGIFSVEM